The genomic region ATCCCTGGACGAGACGTTCACGCTGACCCGCAGCGACGGAGACCGCACCTTCAGCCTGCGCTGGGTCTACGTGCACATGATCGAGGAGTACGCCCGGCACAACGGGCACGCCGACCTGATCCGCGAGCGGATCGACGGCGTCACCGGCGACTGACGGCAGGCTCAGTAGTCCAGGGCCGCCCGCAGGTAGCGCAGATCCGCGTGCCCGCCCCAGCGGTGCGCCGACAGCCCGGCCGCGCGGGCGCCCCGGATCGCCCAGTCCTCGTCGTCGACGAACAGGACCCGGGCCGGCGGGGTCCGGACCGCCACGCACGCCGCCTGGAAATACTCCGGCGCGGGTTTGTGCACACCGAGGGTCGAGGAGTTGACCACCACGTCCACCTCGTCGGCGAGGTCGAGCGCGGCGAGGTCGGCGTCGAGCAGGTCTGTGGCGTTGGTGGCCAGACCGACCCGGATCCCCGCGGCGCGCACCTCCCGGACGAAGTCGAGCACCTCGGTGTCCACCTCGCCCCGGTAGCGCTGCCACTGCTCCACCGCCGCCCGAGCCCGGTCCGGGCCACCGGCCGGCTCGACGAGCGCGTCGGCCACGCTGCTCATCCAGTCGGCGTGGCTGACCTGCCCGGTGAGCACCGGCCGGAGCCGACCCCACTGCATCGCGATCTCGCTGAGCACACCGTCGGCCAGGCCGTACTCTCGCTCCACCTCGGCGGCGACCGCCGGATCCCACCGCCGCAGGACGCCATCCAGATCCAGCAGGAGCGCCGTCGCGCGTTCCCGAGCCACTACCCGTTCTCCTCGCCGCGGCTGTGCCGCTGGTCGTCCTCATCGGCCCTGTTGAGCCGTTGACTGATCACCTGGGTGACCCCGCTGCGCATCGTCACGCCATAGAGCGCGTCGGCGATCTCCATCGTCCGCTTCTGGTGGGTGATGACGATGAGCTGGCTCTTCTCCCGCAACTGTGCCAGCAAGGTGATCAACCGGCCCAGGTTGACGTCGTCCAGGGCCGCCTCGACCTCGTCCATGATGTAGAACGGGCTGGGCCGGGCGCGGAAGATCGCCACCAGCATGGCCACCGCGGTCAGCGACCGCTCGCCACCGGAGAGCAGCGACAACCGCTTGATCTTCTTGCCCGGCGGGCGGGCCTCCACCTCGACACCCGTAGTGAGCAGATCGTCCGGGTCGGTGAGGATCAACCGGCCCTCGCCGCCGGGGAAAAGCACCGTGAACACCTGCTCGAACTCCCGCGCCGTGTCGGCGAACGCGCTGGCGAAGACCTCAAGGATCCGCTCGTCCACGTCCTTGACCACCGTGAGCAGGTCCCGCCGGGTGGCCTTGAGGTCCTCCAACTGCTCGGAGAGGAACTTGAAGCGCTCCTCCAGCGCGGCGAACTCCTCCAGGGCCAGCGGGTTGACCTTGCCCAGCAGGGCCAGCTCCCGTTCCGCCTTGGCGGCCCGCTTCTCCTGCACGGGCCGCTCGTAGCGGACCGGCTCGGGCACCGGCAGGCCGTCGCGTTCGGCTGTCGCGACGTCGACAGGGGTCGGTGGGACGGGCTGGTTCGGCCCGTACTCGGCGACGAGGGTCTCCACGTCCAGCCCGAAGTCCTCGGCCGCCTTCGCCTCCAACTGCTCGATGCGCAGTCGCTGCTCGGCACGGGCCACCTCGTCGCGGTGCACCTGGCTGGTCAGCCGCTCCAGTTCCGCGGCCAGTCGCTTGGCTGCCCCGCGTACCTCCTGGAGTTCCGCTTCGCGGGCGGCCCGTTCCCGGGCCACCTCGTCGCGGTGCTCCTCGGCCGTCGCGATCGAGGTGGTGAGCCGGGTGAGCGCCTCCCGGGCGCCAGCCGCGACGGCCCGGGCGATGCCCGCGCCCCGGGTGCGCGCGGCCCGCCGGGCTGCGGCGCGCTCCCGGGCGGCGCGCTCCGCGGTGGCCTGCCGGGCCAGCGAGTCGGCCCGGCCGGCGATCGAGGAGACCCGCTCCTCGGCGGTACGCACCGCGAGCCGGACCTCCATCTCGTTCTGCCGGGCCTGCGGCACCATGGCGGCGAGTTGGTCCCGTTCCTCGGTGGAGGGTTCGGCGTCGACAGGGGTCTCCTCGGCCAGGCGCAGCCGCTCCTCCAGCTCGGCGAGCGCGGCAAGGTCCCGCTGTCGGGCCGCCTCGGCGCGCGCCCGGGATTCACCGAGCCGGTCGGTCTCCGCCTTCGCCGAGCGCGCCGCCGCACCCAGCTCGGCCAGCCGGCGGGCGGCGGCGTTGCGGTGGCTCTCCGCCTCGCGCTTCTCGGCGGCGGCGTGCTGCACTGCCTCCTTGGCGGCGGTCACCTCGGCGCGCGCCTCGACGAGCTGCTCGCGCAGCTCGGCGCCGGAGCGTTCGGCGGCGAGCCGGTTGGTACGCGCCTCCTCGACGGCCGCCTGCACCTCGATGTAGCTGGGCGCCTTGGCCGACCCACCGGCCGCCGCGTACGCCCCGACCACATCGCCGTCGGGGGTGACCGCACGCAGCTCGGGGTTGCCGGCGACCAGCTCGGCAGCGGCGGCGAGGTCGTCGACGAGCGCCACGTCGCGCAGCGCCCGGTGCACGGCGGGGCGCAGCTCGGCGCCGCACTCGACGAGGTCGGGTGCCCAGCGGGCACCGTCGGGCAGCTTCGGGCGCAGCGCGTCGGCGGAGCCGGTCATGCCGGGCCCCGCCGGACTGCCGACGAGCAGGCCCGCCCGGCCGGCGTCGGAGATCTTCAGCAGGCGCATCGCCTCGACGGCCTCGTCCACGCCGCTGATGGCCACCGCGTCGGCGAGCCCGCCGAGCGCGGCGGCAAGCGCGGCCTCGTGCCCCGGCGCGACGGTGAGCAGCCCGGCGAGGCTGCCGAGTAGGCCCGGCACGTCCCCGGCACGGGCCAGCAGCGCGCCGGCGCCGTCCTTGCGCCGCAGACCGAGTGCCAGCGCCTCCTCCCGGGCCTTCCAGGTGGCGGCGTCCTTCTCGGCGGCCCGCTCGGCGTCGGCGAGCGACCGTACGGTGGCCTGCGCCCGCTCCTGCACGGCGACGGCCTCGGCGTGCCGGGCGTCCAGGTCGGCGTTGTCCCGGTCCGCCTCGGTGGACTGCGCGGCCACCGCGTCCAGGTCGGCCTGTGCCTGCTCGGCGCGGCCCAGCGCGTCGGCGTGCGCCACGGCGAGCCGTTCGATCTCCTCACCGGCGCTCGTGGTGCGGGCGCGGGCCGAGTTGACCTGGCCGGTGAGCCGGGCCATGCCCTCGCGCCGGTCGGCGATGGCCTTGGCGGCGACGACAAGCTCCCGCTCGGCGGCGGCGAGCTGCCGTTCCAGCTCCTGACGGTGCTCGACGGCCTCGGCCAGCCGGACCTGGTCGTCGGTCAGTGCCGCGCGCAGCTCCTCCTCCTGCTCGCGGACCCGCTCCGACTCGGCCTCCAGCTGGTCCGGGTCGCGGCCCGGGCGCTCGTCGTCGCCGGTGGCGCTGAGGTGCCGCAGCCGCTCCCGGGCCAGCTGTTCGATCGAGCGGAAGCGTTCCTGGAGGGCGGACAGCTTGTACCAGGTGTCCTGGGCGGCGGCGAGCAGCGGAGCGTCCTCGGCCAGCGCGGCCTCCAACTCGCCGAGCCGGCCCTGCACCTCGGTGTGCTCGCCCTCGATCTGCTCGCGCCGCTCCCGTAGCGCGGTCTCGTCGGCGATCTCCCGGTCGAGGGTGGTCCGCAGGGTGGCGAGGTCGTCGGCGAGCAGCCGGAGCCGGGCGTCGCGCAGGTTGGCCTGGATGGCGGCGGCTCGGCGGGCCACCTCCGCCTGGCGGCCCAGCGGCTTGAGCTGGCGGCGCAGCTCGGCGGTGAGGTCGGTCAGGCGGTTGAGGTTCACCTGCATGGCGTCGAGCTTGCGCAGCGCCTTTTCCTTGCGCTTGCGGTGCTTGAGGACGCCTGCCGCCTCCTCGATGAACGCGCGGCGGTCCTCCGGCTTGGCGTGCAGCATGCCGTCGAGCCGGCCCTGACCGACGATGATGTGCATCTCCCGGCCGATGCCGGAGTCCGACAGCAGCTCCTGGATGTCGAGCAGCCGGCAGGAGTTGCCGTTGATCTCGTACTCGCTCTCGCCGGAGCGGAACATCCGGCGGGTGATCGAGACCTCGGTGTACTCGATGGGCAACGCGCCGTCGGTGTTGTCGATGGTGAGGGTGACCTCGGCGCGGCCCAGCGGCGCGCGACCGGCGGTGCCGGCGAAGATCACGTCCTCCATCTTGCCGCCGCGCAGCGCCTTGGCGCCCTGCTCGCCGAGCACCCAGGCGATGGCGTCGACGACGTTGGACTTGCCGGAGCCGTTCGGGCCCACCACGCAGGTGATCCCGGGCTCCAGCTTCAACGTCGTGGCGGAGGCGAAGGACTTGAAGCCCCGCACCGTCAGACTCTTGAGATACACCTTCTCGATCCTCGTCCGGTGGCCGCCGTACCGTCGCCGGCTGCGGGGACCTGGGTGAACCCGCAGACTAACCCGGTGGCGGGAGCCGTCGGGCACGCGACCCGCCCCGGGTCGTGCCGGCAGTCGGCCGGACCGCCTCTGCGGCTGTGACCGGAAAGACAAAGCGCATTCATGATCAGCCTGCTGGTACGCGTATTTCCGGAAACCGTCCGGGTGGGTGGCGCGGCACCGAATACAAGATCACGAATCATCGGCCGAGGAAAAGGAGCCGGACAGCGTTGCGCGCCGGCACGGAGGTGTCGGCGCGCATTTTTGCGGTGGTGCGATTCAGTTTTCCGACCCGGAGATCAGGTCAGCGCCGGCTCGGCGAGACGAAGCAGATCATCCGCTTCCGCCGCTGCCGCCGCGAGCCGATCATTGTCGGCACGCAGACGCGTGATCTCGAACTCCAGTGCCTGAACCCTGGCACGCAGTCGGGTGACCTCGTCGAGCAGACGCCGGTCGGGCGCTGCACCTACGTGGCCGTAGAGGGCCTTCGCCATGCTGACTCCTTGATATGCGCTGCCGGAAAGGCCGGCCAACGCGCGCCCATTTGTACGCGGCTGCCATTCCAGGTGTATCTGGGCATGACCGGGCGCGACTGGCGACACCTATATATTGAGCCGCTAACCCCTCGTTCGTCAAGTTCTCGCAGGCCGTAGATCATCTCCACGTCGACCTGTCCACTTGTCGGGGGGCTGCCACAAGGCACGGACACGCTCTGTCCGGACACCTTTACTGTACGCCCGGATTCCCGGAAGTCCGCCCCTCGGCGTCCCACTTCCCCTTAACTCTTCCTTAGCCACGTTGCCGCAGCTCGTGGGCGAGTCGTAGCGTCACCCCGGCCAACAACCGACCCCGTGGAGGCATGGCGTGCACGGCTGGACCGACCCGATGGACCCGAACGGCGCACCCCGGCGCGCCGAGCGGCCGACCGACGAGCCGGACTGGCTGAGAGATCGACCGGAGCCCCGTTCGGCCTACCTGTTCGGCGACGACCCCGACCAACCCGGCGACGGGTGGCACCACACGGAGCCCACCTCCCGGTGGCAGCCGGCACCCATGGATGAGCCCACCGACGCGGAGGCCATTGGCGGCTGGGCGGCACCGACCAGCGCCATGCCGATTGACGCGGAGACCAGCGGCGCTTGGCGGGCCGGCACCGGCGACGAGGGCCGGCCCGGCGAGGGCCGACACCGCTCGCCGCGGCGCTGGCGTCGCCCCCTGCTGATCGGCGGCGCCGCCGCGGCCGCCACGCTCGTGGTGAGCTTCGGTGTGGGCGCACTCGCCCTGCCCGGCGGGGACCGGTCGACAGTTGAGCCGACCGCTGTCGACGACACCGTCGCCGCCGCGCCCGCCGAGCAAGCCGAGCAACCGGCCGGCGACACCTTGATCGCACCCTCCCCCACCGCCACGCCCAGCACGGCACAGCCGACCCCGACGCCGAGCAAGGTCGTCAAGCCCACCCCGGCGCCGTCGCGCTCCACCGCCGCGTCACGGCGTACCGCACCCCGCAGCACCGCGCCGAGCAGCTCCGGCGGCTCCGGCGGCACCGCTGGCACGGTGAGCGCCCAGGCTCGCGAGGTGGTGGACCTGGTGAACGCCGAGCGGGCCAAGGCCGGCTGCAAGGCGCTGAGCATCGACGACAAGCTGATGACCGCCGCGCAGCGGCACAGCCAGGACCAGGCCGACCACAAGAACATGTCGCACACCGGCAGCGACGGCAGCAACCCCGGCGTCCGGCTCGACCGGGTCGGCTACGCCTGGCGCACCTACGGCGAGAACGTGGCCTGGAACCAGCAGACGCCGGCCAGCGTGATGAGCGCCTGGATGAACAGCACCGGCCACCGGAAGAACATCCTGAACTGCGCGTTCACCGAGATCGGCGTCGGCATCGCCAGTAGCAACGGCCCGTACTGGACGCAGGTCTTCGCGGCGCCGCGCTGACCGCGCGTCGTCCGCGCCCCCGCGCTCGTTTGACCCGGTGAGGTACGTCGGGCCGGAGCGCGGGGCGGCGTACCGGCCGGCGGCGACGGGCCGCCCAGGACCCGGGAGCTGCCGATGCGGATCCGGCCGCGGCGACGAACCGCCGTACGCCCGCTGCGTCGGATCGTGTCGGCGGGCGTCGCGCTCGTCCTGGTGCTACCGGTGTACGGGTGCCGGGCCGAGCTGACCCCGCCCGGCGCGCCCACCCCGTGGCCGGCCGGGCAGGCCCGCCACTGGCAGTGGCAGTGGCAGCTCAGCGGCCCGCTCGACCCGACAGTGGACGCGGACGTCTTCCTGCTCGACCCGGTGGCCACCACCGCCGCGCAGACCGCCGAGCTGCGCTCGCGCGACCGCCGGCTGATCTGCCAGGTGTACGTCGGCTCGGTGCGCTCGACCGACCCGGACGCCAGCCGGTTTCCCGCCACCGTGCAGGGCTCGGCCGCACGCCGACCCGGCAGCCGGTGGCTGGACGTACGGGGATGGGACGCTCTGGAGCCGGTGCTGGCCGACCGGTTCCGGCTCTGCCGGGGCAAGGGCTTCGGCGCCGTGGCGTTCGCCGACGCCGACGGGTACGAGCACCGCGCCGGCTTTCCCCTCGGCTTCGACGACCAGCTGCTGTTCAACCGTCGGCTGGCGCAGCTGGCCCGGTCGCTTGACCTCTCACCCGGGCTGGTCAACGCCGTGCCGCAGCTCGCGGCGCTGGCCCCCGACTTCGATTTTGCGGTGAACGAGGAGTGCGTACGGCTGGACCAGTGCGCCAAGCTGCTGCCGTTCGCCGATGCGGGCAAGCCTGTCTTCCACGTCGAATACACGGGCTCGACCGACGACTTCTGCGTCACCACTGTCGGCTACGGCTTCGCGTCGATACGCAAGGAACGGGCGTTGGACGCCTGGCGGGAGGCGTGCGCGCTGCCCTGACACGGTCGGCCGGGCCACAGTCGTGGCCCGGCCGAACTCGCGCCTGGGTCAGGGCACCGCCACCAGCTCCGGCGCGGCTGCCGGCGGATTGGCGTCGGCGGGGGCCGGCTTCGGACGCGGGCGCAGGAAGCGCGGCGCCCACCAGTTGGCGTCGCCGAGCATGGTCATCAGCGCCGGCAGCACCACGGCCCGGATGATCGTGGCGTCCAGAAGGATCGCCGCCGCCAGGCCGATACCGAGCTGCTTCATGTCGATGGTGCTCAACGTGGCGAAGATCGAGAACACGCCGACCATCACGATCGCCGCGCTTGTCACCACCCCCGCCGACGAGGTGATGCCGTACGAGACGGCGTCCCTGGTGGACATCCCCGCCAGGACTCCTTCACGGATCCGGCTGACCACGAACACGTGGTAGTCCATCGAGAGTCCGAAGAGCACCACGAAGAGGAACAGCGGCAGCCAGGACACGATCGCGCCCATCGAGGTGAAACCGAGCAGCCCTTCGGCCCACTCACCCTGGAACACCAGCACGACGAGCCCGTACGCGGCGCCGGCGGAGAGCAGGTTCAGCAGGATCGAGCTTGCCGCCACCACCACCGACCGGAAGGTGAACACCATGACGAGGAAGGTGAGCACCAGCACGAACCCGATCACCAGCGGCAGCTTGCTCTTGATGTGCTGCGCGTAGTCCTCGCTGTCGGCAACGCTCCCGCCCACCGCGTACTCAATCCCGGGGATGCCCCGCAGCTCGGCCGGGACAAGGTCGTCGCGCAGCTTCTCCAACGACTGCACCGACCGGTCGTCCCTGCTGGCGTACGGGGTGGCGACGTCCAGCACCGACACCCGCCGGTCGGCCGACACCTCGATCTTCGGGCCGTCCGCCTCGGCGGGAGCGAACAGCGGGTCACCGGCGGCACGGCCGGCGAGGCCGGCGAGCGCGGCGTGGACCCGGTCGGCCTGCTCGGCAGGCGCGCGCACCGCCACCACATGGTTGGTGCCTGTGCTCGGGAAGGCCGCGGTGAGTCTGTCGTACGCCTGCATCGCCGGCGTGGTGCGCGGCAGGTCCTCCATGCCGGGGAACTTCAGCTTCATGCCGAGCGCGGGTGCGGCAAGCGCGAGCAGCAGACCGACCGAGATGACAAGGGTCGCGACCGGAGCACGCAGGGCGGGCCGGAGCACCGCCGGCCAGAGTCGAGGTGCGCGGGGTGCGCCGTTGCGGTCGGCGCGCGGCGCGGTCAGGCGCCAGAGCAGCGGCACCCGGGGCCGGTCGACCCAGCGGCCGAGCCTGGCCAGCAGGGCCGGCAGTACGGTCAGCGAGCCGGTCACCGCGACGGCGACCACAAGGATCGAGCCGACGGCCAGGGACGAGAAGACCACGTCGCCGGCGAGCAGCAGCCCGGCCATCGAGATGATCACCGCGAAGCCGGAGACCACAACGGCGTGCCCGGAGGTCTCCGCGGCGATCTCGACAGCGTCCAGGCCGGAGCGGCCCTTGGCCCGTTCCTCGCGTTCCCGGCGGATGTAGAACAGCGAGTAGTCGACACCGACAGCCATGCCGATCAGCAGGATCACCGGCGCGGTGGTGTCGGTGGCGGGCACCAGGTGCGAGGCGAGGGTGGAGAGACCCATCGCGGCGGCGACCGAGGAGAGCGCCAACAGCACCGGCACGCTGGCGGCGATCAACGCGCCGAACGCGATGATCAGGATGGCCAGTGTGACCGGCAGGCTGAGCAGCTCGGCGCGCTTGAAGTCCTTGCCCAGGGTGTCGTCGAGGGCCTGGTTGATCGACGGGCCGCCGACCTGCTCGACGCGGAGCCCCGGATGCGCGCCCTGCACTGTCGCTGTCGCGTCGCGCAGCGGCTGCACCCGGTCCGACGCGGTACCCGGATCACCGGACATGGTGATCGGCAGCAACACCGCCGACGCGTCCCGCGCGGTGACCGGTTGGCCGACGCCTGCGACCCCGGGGACGGTACGCAGCCGGGCCGCCGCGTCGTCGGCCGCCGTCTTCGCCGCCACCAGGTCCAGGGACCCGTCCCGGGCGGTGATCAGTACGTTCTCCACGGCCGGGTCGTCGAAGGCTCCGGAGTCGACGATCACGCCGGCCCGCCCCGCCTCGCCGATCGCCTGGTCGTTGTTTGTCGCCTCGTTGAGGCCGACGGCGTTGCCACCCACGAAACACACCGCCACGAACACGGCCCACAGCGCGATCGCCCGCCACGGATGCTCGGCGCTCCACCGCGCCATCCGCACCGTCACCGGTCTTGCGCCCATCTCAGGTCCCCCTGTCACGTCAGCCCCCTGTCAACGGTGCTGACGCTAGAGACGGGACGAGACCATCACATCGGGGATCGGCCGGGCCTGCCCCGGAGTCCGTCCACCATGGGTGGCGGGCCACCGGGCCGGTGTCAACCCCCGACCCGGTCACCGATTCCGGGGACGATCCGGGGTGCCGGGCGCGACCCGCCGACGCCGACCCGGATGCCGCTCCGGGTCATCCCCGAAGGGAGCCCCTGGGCCGGGGCTGACAACGCGGGCAGCTGTACGAGGAG from Micromonospora profundi harbors:
- the smc gene encoding chromosome segregation protein SMC; translated protein: MYLKSLTVRGFKSFASATTLKLEPGITCVVGPNGSGKSNVVDAIAWVLGEQGAKALRGGKMEDVIFAGTAGRAPLGRAEVTLTIDNTDGALPIEYTEVSITRRMFRSGESEYEINGNSCRLLDIQELLSDSGIGREMHIIVGQGRLDGMLHAKPEDRRAFIEEAAGVLKHRKRKEKALRKLDAMQVNLNRLTDLTAELRRQLKPLGRQAEVARRAAAIQANLRDARLRLLADDLATLRTTLDREIADETALRERREQIEGEHTEVQGRLGELEAALAEDAPLLAAAQDTWYKLSALQERFRSIEQLARERLRHLSATGDDERPGRDPDQLEAESERVREQEEELRAALTDDQVRLAEAVEHRQELERQLAAAERELVVAAKAIADRREGMARLTGQVNSARARTTSAGEEIERLAVAHADALGRAEQAQADLDAVAAQSTEADRDNADLDARHAEAVAVQERAQATVRSLADAERAAEKDAATWKAREEALALGLRRKDGAGALLARAGDVPGLLGSLAGLLTVAPGHEAALAAALGGLADAVAISGVDEAVEAMRLLKISDAGRAGLLVGSPAGPGMTGSADALRPKLPDGARWAPDLVECGAELRPAVHRALRDVALVDDLAAAAELVAGNPELRAVTPDGDVVGAYAAAGGSAKAPSYIEVQAAVEEARTNRLAAERSGAELREQLVEARAEVTAAKEAVQHAAAEKREAESHRNAAARRLAELGAAARSAKAETDRLGESRARAEAARQRDLAALAELEERLRLAEETPVDAEPSTEERDQLAAMVPQARQNEMEVRLAVRTAEERVSSIAGRADSLARQATAERAARERAAARRAARTRGAGIARAVAAGAREALTRLTTSIATAEEHRDEVARERAAREAELQEVRGAAKRLAAELERLTSQVHRDEVARAEQRLRIEQLEAKAAEDFGLDVETLVAEYGPNQPVPPTPVDVATAERDGLPVPEPVRYERPVQEKRAAKAERELALLGKVNPLALEEFAALEERFKFLSEQLEDLKATRRDLLTVVKDVDERILEVFASAFADTAREFEQVFTVLFPGGEGRLILTDPDDLLTTGVEVEARPPGKKIKRLSLLSGGERSLTAVAMLVAIFRARPSPFYIMDEVEAALDDVNLGRLITLLAQLREKSQLIVITHQKRTMEIADALYGVTMRSGVTQVISQRLNRADEDDQRHSRGEENG
- a CDS encoding endo alpha-1,4 polygalactosaminidase, with protein sequence MRIRPRRRTAVRPLRRIVSAGVALVLVLPVYGCRAELTPPGAPTPWPAGQARHWQWQWQLSGPLDPTVDADVFLLDPVATTAAQTAELRSRDRRLICQVYVGSVRSTDPDASRFPATVQGSAARRPGSRWLDVRGWDALEPVLADRFRLCRGKGFGAVAFADADGYEHRAGFPLGFDDQLLFNRRLAQLARSLDLSPGLVNAVPQLAALAPDFDFAVNEECVRLDQCAKLLPFADAGKPVFHVEYTGSTDDFCVTTVGYGFASIRKERALDAWREACALP
- a CDS encoding HAD-IA family hydrolase; the protein is MARERATALLLDLDGVLRRWDPAVAAEVEREYGLADGVLSEIAMQWGRLRPVLTGQVSHADWMSSVADALVEPAGGPDRARAAVEQWQRYRGEVDTEVLDFVREVRAAGIRVGLATNATDLLDADLAALDLADEVDVVVNSSTLGVHKPAPEYFQAACVAVRTPPARVLFVDDEDWAIRGARAAGLSAHRWGGHADLRYLRAALDY
- a CDS encoding MMPL family transporter, with translation MGARPVTVRMARWSAEHPWRAIALWAVFVAVCFVGGNAVGLNEATNNDQAIGEAGRAGVIVDSGAFDDPAVENVLITARDGSLDLVAAKTAADDAAARLRTVPGVAGVGQPVTARDASAVLLPITMSGDPGTASDRVQPLRDATATVQGAHPGLRVEQVGGPSINQALDDTLGKDFKRAELLSLPVTLAILIIAFGALIAASVPVLLALSSVAAAMGLSTLASHLVPATDTTAPVILLIGMAVGVDYSLFYIRREREERAKGRSGLDAVEIAAETSGHAVVVSGFAVIISMAGLLLAGDVVFSSLAVGSILVVAVAVTGSLTVLPALLARLGRWVDRPRVPLLWRLTAPRADRNGAPRAPRLWPAVLRPALRAPVATLVISVGLLLALAAPALGMKLKFPGMEDLPRTTPAMQAYDRLTAAFPSTGTNHVVAVRAPAEQADRVHAALAGLAGRAAGDPLFAPAEADGPKIEVSADRRVSVLDVATPYASRDDRSVQSLEKLRDDLVPAELRGIPGIEYAVGGSVADSEDYAQHIKSKLPLVIGFVLVLTFLVMVFTFRSVVVAASSILLNLLSAGAAYGLVVLVFQGEWAEGLLGFTSMGAIVSWLPLFLFVVLFGLSMDYHVFVVSRIREGVLAGMSTRDAVSYGITSSAGVVTSAAIVMVGVFSIFATLSTIDMKQLGIGLAAAILLDATIIRAVVLPALMTMLGDANWWAPRFLRPRPKPAPADANPPAAAPELVAVP
- a CDS encoding CAP domain-containing protein, with protein sequence MHGWTDPMDPNGAPRRAERPTDEPDWLRDRPEPRSAYLFGDDPDQPGDGWHHTEPTSRWQPAPMDEPTDAEAIGGWAAPTSAMPIDAETSGAWRAGTGDEGRPGEGRHRSPRRWRRPLLIGGAAAAATLVVSFGVGALALPGGDRSTVEPTAVDDTVAAAPAEQAEQPAGDTLIAPSPTATPSTAQPTPTPSKVVKPTPAPSRSTAASRRTAPRSTAPSSSGGSGGTAGTVSAQAREVVDLVNAERAKAGCKALSIDDKLMTAAQRHSQDQADHKNMSHTGSDGSNPGVRLDRVGYAWRTYGENVAWNQQTPASVMSAWMNSTGHRKNILNCAFTEIGVGIASSNGPYWTQVFAAPR